The following nucleotide sequence is from Ignisphaera sp..
CTACCTGGCACACCCTTCTCAGATCTAGAAACAAAACTGCTTAGCCATGAGAGAAAAACCTTGTTAGCAAAATTCATTGGCAAGGGCAAAGCTTATGGTTATTGGATTGAACAAGAAAAAATTTCTGCGATAATAAAATGGCTAAAACAAAATAAGATCATTTATAGTCTCCATGAAAACTTTAAAAGATCCAGAATCAGTGTATGCTAAGCTGAGTCAATGTCATACAATGAATTCGCTATGGCTCTACAAACCTCGTTTAGAGAAAAAACATTATAGTAAAAAGATCCTTTATTCAACCTTTATCGATCCCGTTGGACAAGAAGTTGCCGCATTCTTAGCTACTTCAACTAGGTTATCAGGTATTTCGCCAACTGATTGCTTCTCGTTGTCGCTCTTTCTATAAGGATCTCTAATCCTGGTCTTGCCTGTTGCTGGATCAAGCTCGAATATGTCTGGTGCTAATGCCCAACATACTCCACATGCAATACATGTTTCCTTGTCTACCGTTACCTTAGCCATTTTTTGCACCATTATTTCATTTGATGGGGTGGGCTTTAAAGCGTTTTGGATAATAACGGAAATTATATGATGTCAATGAAATTTAAGAGAGCTTGCATAGCTGTTCCATCACTTAATATGTTGCCTTTGAATCTTATTGTTTCACAGAATAAACACTAGCTAATTGGGCGACTGATCTGTTTAAGGTTCTAAGCCACGGGATCTTTACCGGCACCATTGCTACTAGTGCTAGAAATCCTTGGAAAATCCAATTGGCTGGAGCTAGCAAGAGGGCTAAGTCTATGAATTTCTGAT
It contains:
- a CDS encoding ferredoxin, which translates into the protein MAKVTVDKETCIACGVCWALAPDIFELDPATGKTRIRDPYRKSDNEKQSVGEIPDNLVEVAKNAATSCPTGSIKVE